In Bacillus sp. S3, the sequence TAAAGATCTAGAGCAATTCAAATATGATCCAGAAAAAGCAAAGAAATTATTAGATGAAGCTGGCTACAAAGATGTTGACGGAGATGGCTTCCGTGAAGATCCGGATGGTAAGAAATTTGTGGTAAACTTCAGCCACTATGCGACTCAAAACCCAACATTTGAATCACGTGCAAAAGCATTGACTCAATATTGGGAAGAAGTAGGATTAAAATCAAAGCTTACAATGACAGATGCAAACCTTTACTACGATATGCTTGAAAAAGCAGATAAATCGATGGAAGTCTTCTTCGGCGGGTGGTCTACTGGTACCGATCCGGATCCAACACCACTTTGGAGCTCTAAAGCACTGTGGAACTATCCACGCTGGGTAAATGCCGACAGTGATAAATTGCTTGATCAAGCAGTTGATATGAGCGTTGTTGGAACAGATGCCGACAAACGTAAGGATCTATATGTACAATGGCAAAAACTTTTCATGAAGGAACTTCCTGCATTACCAATTGCTGAGCTTGAAGAAACAATGGCTGTCAGCAAACGTGTACAAGGAGTTACATTCACTGTTGCTGGTATGAACCGTCCAAATGAGTGGTGGATTAAACAATAATTGCAGCAGACTAACATGTATTAGACTATGTTAAATGCTTATATTATTTTACTTTAAGCTCAGGGAAATTATTTGGGAGGGGCAGGGAGATCTGTTCTCCCTGCCCCTCCCCTTTTAATGAATGGAGTTACATAAACACTCGTATTTAACATAGTTTATCAGACAAGGAGAATGCACATGCTGAAGTATGCATTTCGAAGAATTTTGGGCATGATTCCGATGTTATTTCTAATTTCCATTGTAGTCTTTACGTTGGCAAAATTAATGCCTGGAGATTCTCTTTCAGGAGAGATTGACCCTAGGAATACAAATCCACAATATATAGCAGAAATGCGGGAAAAATTGGGCTATAATGATCCGCTGCCACAGCAGTATGCCCGCTGGATTGGCAACTTTGTACAAGGTGATTTTGGAAAATCAGCCCGTTTTAAAATTCCGGCTGCGGAGGTTATCGGAGAACGTATTCCGAACACATTGCTGCTTGGATTTTCTTCAATAGTTATCACGTATATTCTCGCCTTCATCATGGGAACATACGCCGGAAGAAAGCCCTATACACTTGGAGATAATTTAATTGGGGGACTAAATTATTTAGGTTTATCCATTCCTTCTTTTATCGCAGGTGTATTTGCAATCTTCTTATTTTCTTTTACACTTGGATGGTTTCCATCAAATGGTTCAATTGATATAGGTGTGACAGAGGGGACACTTGAGTATTGGTTAAGCCGTCTACACCATGTATTCCTTCCGGCGGTAGTTCTAGGATTATTAAGTACTGCTAGCTATACGCAATTTTTACGCAATGATATTATAGAAAATAGCCGAAAAGACTTTGTTCGTACGGCACGTGCAAAAGGAACTGTAGAAAGAAAGATTTACAATGTTCATATTTTAAGAAACTCAATTATTCCGCTTATAACGTTTTTAGGCTTTGATTTAGTAGCCATAATTAGTGGCGCAATTATTACTGAAACGATTTTTACTTACCCAGGACTTGGACAGCTATTTTTGCAATCTGTTGGAACAAGAGATTATCCAGTATTAATGACGTTGACAATGTTGTTCTCCTTCTTAACACTAATTGGCAACCTAGTAGCCGATATATTATACGGTGTTGTAGATCCGAGAATTCGCTTAGATTAGGGGGAAATAGAGATGGAAATTATTACTCAGAAGGATTCAAAAATAATCACAGCACCCCCAAAGAAAAGTTTGTCACCATGGGCACTTGCCAGGAAAAAGTTTATAAAAAACAAATTGGCTATGACGAGCCTCATCTTTTTAGTAATAGTAGCGATTGTTTCCTTCCTTGCACCGTATATTACAACGGCAGATGTTACAAGAATTAATATTGGAGAAATGTCGCTAAAGCCATCCGGAGATCATTGGCTGGGAACAGACAAAGCCGGCCGTGATGTCTTTACCAGATTATTATACGGTGGCCGAATCTCACTATTAGTCGGAATGAGCTGTACACTGTTTGTTATTTTACTAGGTACATTAATCGGATCAATTTCAGGGTATTTCGGCGGTGCCGTCGACAGCTTATTAATGAGATTTACAGATTTTATTTTAAACTTTCCTTTTCTTGTATTTGTAATTGTTCTAAATGCGATATTTTTTGGAAAAGTAAATGGGTTATGGGTTTTAATAGGAACAATCAGTATCCTAAGCTGGGGTGGAATCGCTCGGATTGTCCGAAGTAAAATTCTTACTGAAAAAGAGAATGAATATATTACGGCTGCTATTTCGATTGGTTGCTCGCCTGCCAAGATTATAGTAAAACACCTCTTACCGAATATTCTATCAACTATCATTGTTCAGGCTACGATTACATTTGCTACTATGATTGTTGCAGAAACAGGTTTAAGCTTTCTTGGCTTCGGTGTACCACAAGAGATTCCGAGCTGGGGCAACATGTTAAATTCAGCAATTGAACCTGATGTCATCCAATTTAAACTTTGGATTTGGGTGCCTCCGGCAATATTAATTACCATCACCATTTTATCAATTAACTTTATTGGTGAAGGGTTAAAAGATGCTTTCAACCCTAAATCAAGAAGATAAAAATCTACCATCATGATATGGTAGATTTTTTTTATCCATTCAACGATTAGGTATAAATATTGGGAAAACCTCATATAAATAGCGGTAAATATTCGAGCGGCGAATGCTATCAGTATTAATAGTAAATGGGGCAAAATATATATAAAGGAATAATTTAACTAAGCTCTGCCCATACTGATTGACAAAACAGTTTCTTGAAGTGAGGGGATGTACAATGTTGTATCTTCATGATGTATGGGTAAATTGGTTTGAGGGTGAAGAAAACGGGTATAATGTGTGCCATTTTCATGAATGGCGTAAGGATGACGGAGTGGAACTGTTAGACCAGGCACCACTTATTAAAGTCGAGCCGATACTGTTTAACTATATTGAAAATGACCTGTCAGAGCTGCCCCAACAGCTTCTCGACGATATTTACCAGAAAGCCTATTTAAGAAAAAACCATGAAAGAGTTCAGCTCGACTACTGCTTTGTTGTTACAGATGGGATTGGGATCCTAGTAATTGATACAATTGGCTATAATATACCAATTCGAAAGAGCAGATTGATTCCTAGACAGGAACAGCTTGTATATGAAATGATCAGTCAGCATGAGGCAAAACAATATCATTTTTATCCATCACTGAAAAGTAAGGATTTCCATATTTTATCTCCAGAACCAGAACTTATGACAGGATTGACCAGAAAAGAACGGCAATTAAAACAGCTGCTATTTATGGCACTTGATCAATTGCTTTCATCCAATAATGAAGCAGAAGTTCGCTATTGGTATACGGAATGGTGTCCTGAACAATATTCAACCATTCAAGAGATGAATTTCGAAGATGCATGGGAACAATTATTTGAAGAGACGAAGTATGGCTGGTCGAAACAGCATGAAACATTCTGTGAGAATTTAATTAAAGGGCAGCCATTTTTTGAAAAGCTATGGGAAATGGAGCACGGTCCAAAAGTAAACTAAAAAGCCTGACCCAGAGGTATGCTTTGCATATCTTTTGGGGTCAGGCTTTTTAGCGTTTTTTGATTATCTCTTTTTTCTCCCAAGTCCCATTGCATTTTCCATTTTCTTCAGCGTTTTGCTGGCAACTTGATTAGCTTTTTCGGCACCGTGGTCCAAAATGTCGTCTAGTTCCTTTGAATCCAACAAATGGTAGTATTTGTCTTGAATGGGCTTAATAAAGTTTGCTACTACCTCCGCTAAGTCACCTTTAAAGTCTCCGTAGCCTTTACCCGCATACATTTCTTCAAGTTCGGTAATTGATTTTTCACCAAGGATTGAATAAATCGATAATAGGTTTGAAACTCCAGGTTTATTAACTGTATCAAACTTTACAATTCCATCAGAATCGGTAACTGCACTCTTTATTTTTTTCACAATTTGATTCGGTTCATCTAATAGTGTGATAAAGGCCTTTTTGTTAGCGTCAGATTTACTCATTTTTTTCGTAGGTTCCTGAAGTGACATTATGCGTGCTCCAACCTTAGGCAGGCTAATTTCAGGTATAGTAAGAACATCGTTATATTTCTTGTTAAATCTTTCAGCTAAATCTCGAGTCAATTCCATATGCTGCTTTTGATCCTCACCTACAGGAACGAGATCTGAATTATACAATAAAATATCAGCTGCCATTAACGGGGGATAGGTTAACAGGCTTGCTGAAACTGCTTCTTTACCAGAAGATTTATCTTTGAATTGTGTCATTCTCTCCAACTCTCCGATATAGGATACGCATTGCATCATCCATCCCGCTTGTGCATGTGCTGGAACCTCTGACTGGATAAACAAAGTAGCCTTCTCGGGGTCGATTCCAACAGCAAGATATAATGCTGCTAAGCTGCGAATATTTTTCCGGAGAGTTTTTGGATCCTGTGGGACCGTAATAGCATGCTGATCGACAATGCAAAAGAAGCAGTTGTATTCATTTTGCAGTTCTACGAATTGTTTCATCGCTCCTATATAGTTCCCAAGTGTAATTGTTCCACTCGGTTGAATACCAGAAAAAATTGTTTTCATTTCTGTTTCCTCCTAAAATTAAATAAAAAAAACCATTCGTCCCCAAAAATTACTAGGGACGAATGGTTCGCGGTACCACCCTAAATTACTCTAAAAGAGTCACTCAGTTCTCCATTCCTCATACATCGATTATGGAGAGTCCTTGTAACGTAAGGATGACGTCTACTCCTACTAGTTTAATCGTAACAATTAAAGAGTTCAGAAAGAGGCTCCAAAGTCCATTCCGTATTCTCATCGTGTTTGTTTTCACCAGCCACAAACTCTCTGTAACGAGGGGTAATACGTACTATTCTTTATCATTGCTGCACATTTTATTCGATTAATCACATTATAAAGGATTAGCATATTTATTTTCAAGTAAGTTAAAAATAATATGCTATGAGGGCAATCATCATAAATAGACCATTCATTAGTCCATGAAAAAGGAGGGGTTTTTCATCAATAGTAACCATTTCAGATAATCTTGGGATGTCTTCTAATTTCCTTTCATCTCTGTCTCTTGAAAAGACGAGATTAATCGATCTTGAGATCACATCATAGAAACCGCTATGAATGGTATAAAGGAGTGATGCTGTTAAAAGTAGTGCTGCGGAAATATAAAAAGATATATTGATATAGCTAACTAATGAAATTTCATGTTGGAAAATAAAAGAAATAATAATAATTCCCAACTGTGTGAAAGTTAGAATATAAAGTTTTCTTTTAAAACGGAAATTCATAAAATGACCTCCAAAACATTGATTTATAAAGGGATGCCTAATAAGTATTATACAAAAAAATCCGTATAAGCCTAAATTATATCACAGCAAATTGTAATCCTAACGTAAAAATTGTATCGAAATTGTAAATTAAAAATTAAAAAAATATGTACAATTTATTTAAATTATGTATAATAGAAAATGTAGTAATTTTTCAGAATAATAGAAAAGGGAGGTCTACATAGTGAAGAAAACAAAACTTTCACTACTTTTAGTATTATCACTTGTACTAAGCATGTTTCTAGCAGCATGTTCAGGCGGCGATAAAAACGAAGGAACAGACAAAGGGAAAGACAAAGGCGGCGAAAAAGCCCCTGCAGAACAACTTGCTGATGAACAAGTATTAAACGTGCTTGAGTCTGCTGAAATTCCAACTATGGACAGTGTGTTAGCAACTGACGTTATGGGTTTCACCACGATGAATGCTGTTAACGAAGGTATGTATCGTTTAGACGCCGATCAAAAGGTTGTACCTGCCGGCGCTGAAGCAATGCCTGAATACAATGCTGATAAAACTGAACTAACAGTAAAATTAAGAAAAGATGCAAAATGGACTAATGGAGATCCTGTAACAGCACATGACTATGTGTTTGCTTGGCAGCGTGCTATCAACCCAGAAACTGCATCTGAATATGGCCCTTACTTTATGGAAGGCAAAATCAAAAACGCTACTGAAATCGGTAAAGGCGAAGCCAAAGTAGAAGATCTTGGCATTAAGGCTGAAGATGACTACACTTTAAAGATTACTCTTGAAAGACCAATTCCTTATATTGAATCTTTCATTACATTCCAATTGTTCTACCCGCAAAACCAAAAGTTTGTTGAAGAACAAGGCAAAGATTATGCCAAAGATGCGGCGCACATTCTATACAATGGTCCATTTAAGATGACTAAATGGGATGGCCCGACAGCAACTGAATGGACTATGGAGAAAAATGAAACTTACCATAGTGCAAAAGACGTAACGTTAACAAAGATTAACTTTGCTGTTTCTAAAGATCCGCAAGCGTCTGCAAACGCATTTACTGCAGGTGAAGCTGATATCACACCAAAACTTGCACAAGCAGCAATCCTTTCGCAATTTGAAGGTGATCCAGCGTTATTGCAATACCAAGAACCATCACTTTTCTGGATTAAAATGAACCAAAAGAATCCAGCATTGAAAAATATCAACATCCGTAAAGCAATTGCCTTATCAATTGATAAAAAAGCTTTAGCTGATGATGTACTAGCTAACGGCTCAATTGCAGCAGATTTCTTCGTGCCAAAATCATTTGCATTCTTAGACGGCAAGGATTTCCGTGAATCTGCAAAGACTTATAATGAAATGAATAAAGAAGAAGCTAAAAAGTATTGGGATAAAGGTTTAGCTGAGCTTGGCGTAAAAGAACTTTCTTTAGGTTATGTTGGCGGTGATACCGAAACAGCCAAAGCTTCTGATTCTTTCATTAAAGACCAATTAGAGAAGAACCTTCCTGGTTTGAAGCTTACAATGACACCTGTTCCATTTAATATCCGTATTGAACGTGAACAAAAGATGGATTACGATTTATTATTCACTGGCTGGGGTCCTGACTACGCAGACCCAATGACATTTATGGATCTATTCCTAACTGGCGGCGACCATAACAAAATGGATTACAGCAGTGCAAAATATGATGAGTTAATTAAAGCAGCGCAAACTGATTTAGCTGCCAAAGACAAAGAGCGCTGGGATGCTCTAGTCGAAGCTGAAAAGGTTCTTTTAGAAGATGATGTAGCAATTGTGCCGGTTTACCAACGTTCCGTAAATCTCTTGATTAACGAAAAGGTAAGTGGTTTTGCTCACCATGCATTCGGTCCTGACTATAGTTACCAGTGGATTAAAATCCTTAAAAAGTAGCTATACTAACCAAATAAGAAGAGAGTATATTTCCAAATATACTCTCTTTTTACCTGTATGGGAATTGTCGAAAGATGACGAAAATTTAATTAATTAGGAGGTGCAGGCATGGCAAAATATATTTTAAAGCGTATAATCTACATGATTATTACCCTGCTTATTGTTGCATCCGTTACTTTTTTCCTGATG encodes:
- the opp4B gene encoding oligopeptide ABC transporter permease, with the protein product MLKYAFRRILGMIPMLFLISIVVFTLAKLMPGDSLSGEIDPRNTNPQYIAEMREKLGYNDPLPQQYARWIGNFVQGDFGKSARFKIPAAEVIGERIPNTLLLGFSSIVITYILAFIMGTYAGRKPYTLGDNLIGGLNYLGLSIPSFIAGVFAIFLFSFTLGWFPSNGSIDIGVTEGTLEYWLSRLHHVFLPAVVLGLLSTASYTQFLRNDIIENSRKDFVRTARAKGTVERKIYNVHILRNSIIPLITFLGFDLVAIISGAIITETIFTYPGLGQLFLQSVGTRDYPVLMTLTMLFSFLTLIGNLVADILYGVVDPRIRLD
- the opp4C gene encoding oligopeptide ABC transporter permease → MEIITQKDSKIITAPPKKSLSPWALARKKFIKNKLAMTSLIFLVIVAIVSFLAPYITTADVTRINIGEMSLKPSGDHWLGTDKAGRDVFTRLLYGGRISLLVGMSCTLFVILLGTLIGSISGYFGGAVDSLLMRFTDFILNFPFLVFVIVLNAIFFGKVNGLWVLIGTISILSWGGIARIVRSKILTEKENEYITAAISIGCSPAKIIVKHLLPNILSTIIVQATITFATMIVAETGLSFLGFGVPQEIPSWGNMLNSAIEPDVIQFKLWIWVPPAILITITILSINFIGEGLKDAFNPKSRR
- a CDS encoding YjbA family protein — translated: MLYLHDVWVNWFEGEENGYNVCHFHEWRKDDGVELLDQAPLIKVEPILFNYIENDLSELPQQLLDDIYQKAYLRKNHERVQLDYCFVVTDGIGILVIDTIGYNIPIRKSRLIPRQEQLVYEMISQHEAKQYHFYPSLKSKDFHILSPEPELMTGLTRKERQLKQLLFMALDQLLSSNNEAEVRYWYTEWCPEQYSTIQEMNFEDAWEQLFEETKYGWSKQHETFCENLIKGQPFFEKLWEMEHGPKVN
- the trpS gene encoding tryptophan--tRNA ligase codes for the protein MKTIFSGIQPSGTITLGNYIGAMKQFVELQNEYNCFFCIVDQHAITVPQDPKTLRKNIRSLAALYLAVGIDPEKATLFIQSEVPAHAQAGWMMQCVSYIGELERMTQFKDKSSGKEAVSASLLTYPPLMAADILLYNSDLVPVGEDQKQHMELTRDLAERFNKKYNDVLTIPEISLPKVGARIMSLQEPTKKMSKSDANKKAFITLLDEPNQIVKKIKSAVTDSDGIVKFDTVNKPGVSNLLSIYSILGEKSITELEEMYAGKGYGDFKGDLAEVVANFIKPIQDKYYHLLDSKELDDILDHGAEKANQVASKTLKKMENAMGLGRKKR
- a CDS encoding DUF3899 domain-containing protein, whose translation is MNFRFKRKLYILTFTQLGIIIISFIFQHEISLVSYINISFYISAALLLTASLLYTIHSGFYDVISRSINLVFSRDRDERKLEDIPRLSEMVTIDEKPLLFHGLMNGLFMMIALIAYYF
- a CDS encoding peptide ABC transporter substrate-binding protein; the encoded protein is MKKTKLSLLLVLSLVLSMFLAACSGGDKNEGTDKGKDKGGEKAPAEQLADEQVLNVLESAEIPTMDSVLATDVMGFTTMNAVNEGMYRLDADQKVVPAGAEAMPEYNADKTELTVKLRKDAKWTNGDPVTAHDYVFAWQRAINPETASEYGPYFMEGKIKNATEIGKGEAKVEDLGIKAEDDYTLKITLERPIPYIESFITFQLFYPQNQKFVEEQGKDYAKDAAHILYNGPFKMTKWDGPTATEWTMEKNETYHSAKDVTLTKINFAVSKDPQASANAFTAGEADITPKLAQAAILSQFEGDPALLQYQEPSLFWIKMNQKNPALKNINIRKAIALSIDKKALADDVLANGSIAADFFVPKSFAFLDGKDFRESAKTYNEMNKEEAKKYWDKGLAELGVKELSLGYVGGDTETAKASDSFIKDQLEKNLPGLKLTMTPVPFNIRIEREQKMDYDLLFTGWGPDYADPMTFMDLFLTGGDHNKMDYSSAKYDELIKAAQTDLAAKDKERWDALVEAEKVLLEDDVAIVPVYQRSVNLLINEKVSGFAHHAFGPDYSYQWIKILKK